One genomic window of Methanosarcina acetivorans C2A includes the following:
- a CDS encoding PKD domain-containing protein, producing the protein MRKINYILIVLLSAVLVVIPASATTYYVDDDGGYDFTTINAALHATSVGDEVFVYNGTYNNESNDIVQFYKSNTMLVGEGADVVTIDCNNKNAGIAVSIYTGCVVEGVKVVNSKFGIRLDTSNHTVRDCVFDGMTYSDGTLMTDGADNCLFENNRLINSTGMYSAMSIYCHNSSILNNTFTDNSGAGFTVCVQADGNIIAYNNFTSNGYAGIEFYSAGEGNKVYLNNFIGNGVTATTSGTAVPALTYWNSTEPIDYTYNGATYSGHLGNFWGSAYTGTDADGDGIGDTPYTLPDGLGTDYAPLIAGYENYLHPNEPQDTPVANFSAVPLSGHAPLAVQFTDLSTGSPTAWDWDFDNDGNVDSTEQNPSYTYNAAGNYTVNLTVTNAGGSDSEVKDAYIVVSESLPEDPVANFTATPTSGNAPLTVNFTDASTGTVSSYAWDFDNDGNVDSTEQNPVHTYVAEGNYTVSLTVTSAGGSNSEMKPDYITVSKSYIPAEPGEDWPSFQKDIHNTGLTSDRGPITAPDEEVSWDVYTHGTGMAGIDTVPVVVNGSVYVVSTDGYVRAINRTTGALNWETPIPDCSGFQLGNPAYGNGKIFVPTADSRIFAFDAWTGTELWNDSVESNKPSSSSLYHQLNTPVVYDNGRIYFGQWIPANYAGKYYCYTEDGTEVWNRDCTNGNKGYYWAGATVVGDYLVFGGDDGYLTSLYKVNGTLVDEINIGAGEIRSTLVYDEESNRIFTSTKNGYCISIEMNPEGTFNDSSKVQSASFDAQSTSTPVIYNGRVYLGSGNFQASSPFFCLNSTDLSVIWRFTGTNGGIQSSPVVSTAYDDGDGEVYIYFTTNARYSRLYCLKDNATNTNMTSEEWYFQPEDSKNQYTLQGVALVGGWLYYGNDKGYLFGLAGVQNGSEIPVADFNAAPLSGNSPLTVNFTDDSTGSPTSWFWDFGDGTNSTEQNPSYTYTSAGNYTVNLTVANAAGSDSEVKTDYISVSEPLPSAPVANFSADITSGVGPLAVQFTESSTGSPTAWEWDFNNDGNVDSTEQNPQFIYTGEGTYSVKLTVTNSEGNDSELKIDYISVVYPSPDFIANVTEGTVPLTVEFTGNVSGLAPDYWNMWAWDVDGDGTYDYSPNFNITHTYTEPGTYDVVVAYDGWTPNVKAGYITVLPEIPVANFSADVTSGLEPLTVNFTDQSEGIVSSYSWDFDNDGTVDSIEQNPSYTYESAGNYTVSLTVSNAGGSDSELKTDYIVVSEPVPEAPVANFTATPTAGNAPLTVNFTDQSEGIVSSYSWDFDNDGNVDSTEQNPSHTYESAGNYTVSLTVSNAGGSDSELKTDYITVSSTPVEPEPVAAFTADVTGGTAPLTVNFTDQSTGSPTAWAWDFGDGANSTEQNPSHTYVSAGNYTVNLTVENAAGMDFELKTNYIEVSETSGSTVTLYFDPESSSVSENESTEINIVASNFPAGLSGYNLTVAIDDPVVAEIVDIAYPTWALISENSTLPATSIYMKTVDLEDAVKEGATDVVLATLTVSGKEKGSANLSIGVKRLEEDSGDSIEPALLAGTIEVTLLSPLPDQEYAPKDLDGDGLYEDLTGNGEFSFVDIVAYFHNMDWIEENMPVEYFDFNGNGRIDFDDVVRMFGMI; encoded by the coding sequence ATGAGGAAAATAAATTATATTCTGATCGTACTGCTGAGTGCAGTACTGGTAGTGATACCGGCTTCGGCTACGACCTACTATGTTGACGATGATGGCGGCTATGACTTCACGACTATAAATGCTGCCTTACATGCTACATCAGTCGGAGACGAAGTATTTGTTTACAATGGAACATATAATAATGAAAGTAATGATATTGTTCAGTTTTATAAATCGAATACTATGCTGGTAGGAGAAGGGGCAGATGTTGTAACCATAGATTGCAATAACAAGAATGCTGGAATTGCAGTGTCCATTTATACAGGATGTGTTGTTGAAGGGGTTAAAGTTGTAAACAGCAAATTCGGTATACGTTTAGATACATCAAACCATACCGTCAGGGATTGTGTGTTTGATGGGATGACTTATTCTGATGGCACCCTGATGACAGATGGCGCAGACAACTGTCTTTTTGAGAATAATCGTCTCATTAATTCAACCGGGATGTACTCTGCAATGTCCATTTATTGTCATAACAGCTCAATTCTGAATAATACATTTACAGATAATTCCGGTGCAGGGTTCACCGTGTGCGTTCAGGCTGACGGGAATATAATCGCATACAATAACTTTACCTCCAATGGTTATGCCGGTATCGAGTTCTATAGTGCAGGAGAAGGCAATAAGGTATATCTCAACAACTTCATTGGCAACGGTGTGACCGCGACAACTTCCGGCACGGCAGTCCCGGCACTTACCTACTGGAACTCCACCGAACCGATAGACTACACCTACAACGGTGCAACCTACTCCGGTCACCTGGGCAACTTCTGGGGCTCTGCCTACACAGGCACCGACGCTGACGGCGACGGCATCGGGGACACGCCCTATACCTTACCCGACGGCCTCGGCACTGACTACGCACCGCTGATAGCAGGCTACGAAAACTATCTGCACCCGAACGAACCGCAGGATACACCTGTAGCTAACTTCAGTGCAGTCCCACTTTCAGGACATGCGCCTCTGGCAGTCCAGTTCACCGACCTTTCTACGGGTTCACCTACAGCCTGGGACTGGGACTTTGATAACGACGGAAACGTGGACTCTACCGAGCAGAACCCCTCGTATACCTATAATGCAGCCGGTAACTACACTGTCAACCTCACCGTGACCAATGCAGGCGGAAGCGACTCGGAAGTAAAGGACGCATATATTGTAGTTAGCGAATCACTTCCTGAAGATCCGGTTGCCAACTTCACTGCGACACCTACTTCTGGAAACGCCCCACTGACAGTGAACTTCACCGATGCATCAACCGGTACTGTCTCTTCCTATGCATGGGACTTTGATAACGACGGAAACGTGGACTCTACCGAGCAGAACCCGGTCCACACCTATGTTGCCGAAGGAAACTATACCGTCAGCTTAACAGTTACCAGTGCCGGCGGAAGCAATTCCGAGATGAAGCCTGACTATATAACTGTATCTAAATCTTATATACCTGCAGAACCCGGGGAAGACTGGCCCTCTTTCCAGAAAGATATCCACAATACCGGTCTGACATCCGATCGTGGACCCATCACGGCCCCGGATGAAGAAGTCTCGTGGGACGTTTATACCCATGGCACAGGGATGGCGGGCATCGATACGGTGCCTGTGGTTGTGAACGGGTCCGTTTATGTGGTCTCCACGGACGGGTATGTCAGGGCTATCAACCGGACCACGGGCGCTCTCAACTGGGAAACTCCCATACCCGATTGTTCCGGTTTCCAGCTCGGGAACCCTGCATACGGCAACGGGAAAATATTCGTGCCCACGGCAGATTCGAGGATCTTTGCCTTTGACGCCTGGACCGGAACTGAGCTCTGGAACGACTCTGTAGAAAGCAATAAACCTTCATCCAGCAGTCTCTATCATCAGCTGAACACCCCCGTGGTCTACGACAACGGAAGGATATACTTCGGGCAGTGGATTCCTGCCAACTATGCCGGCAAGTACTACTGCTACACAGAAGACGGAACCGAAGTCTGGAACAGGGACTGTACCAATGGTAACAAAGGCTACTACTGGGCAGGCGCAACCGTGGTAGGGGATTATCTGGTTTTCGGAGGCGATGATGGATACCTGACCTCGCTCTATAAGGTTAACGGTACCCTAGTTGACGAGATAAATATTGGCGCAGGTGAGATCCGCTCTACCCTTGTTTATGATGAAGAAAGCAACCGCATCTTTACCTCCACCAAGAACGGATACTGCATCAGCATCGAAATGAACCCTGAAGGCACCTTCAACGACTCTTCAAAAGTTCAAAGCGCTTCCTTTGATGCCCAGTCCACATCCACACCCGTGATATACAACGGCAGAGTTTATCTCGGCTCAGGCAATTTCCAGGCTTCATCTCCCTTTTTCTGCCTGAACAGCACAGATCTCTCCGTGATCTGGCGCTTCACAGGTACCAACGGAGGCATCCAGTCCTCACCAGTCGTGTCCACAGCTTACGATGACGGGGACGGGGAAGTTTACATATACTTCACAACGAACGCTAGATACTCACGGCTCTACTGCCTGAAGGACAATGCAACTAACACTAATATGACGTCCGAAGAATGGTATTTCCAGCCGGAAGATTCAAAGAACCAGTACACTCTTCAGGGTGTGGCGCTTGTCGGGGGATGGCTGTACTACGGGAACGATAAAGGATACCTTTTCGGGCTGGCAGGAGTACAAAACGGGTCCGAAATTCCCGTTGCTGATTTCAATGCAGCTCCGCTTTCCGGAAACTCACCCCTGACAGTCAATTTCACAGATGACTCTACAGGTTCCCCAACTTCCTGGTTCTGGGACTTCGGGGACGGTACCAACTCTACCGAGCAGAATCCCTCGTATACCTATACTTCAGCCGGAAATTACACGGTCAACCTTACGGTTGCCAATGCAGCTGGAAGCGATTCCGAGGTGAAGACCGATTACATATCCGTAAGTGAACCACTACCTTCAGCTCCGGTTGCCAATTTCTCTGCAGACATTACTTCAGGGGTCGGACCTCTGGCAGTGCAGTTCACAGAAAGCTCAACCGGCTCGCCTACTGCCTGGGAATGGGACTTTAACAATGACGGTAACGTGGATTCCACGGAGCAGAACCCACAATTCATCTATACTGGTGAAGGCACATACTCCGTGAAACTTACGGTCACCAACTCAGAGGGAAACGACTCCGAGCTTAAGATCGATTATATCAGTGTAGTTTACCCATCTCCGGATTTCATAGCAAATGTGACTGAAGGAACCGTTCCTCTCACTGTAGAGTTCACGGGAAACGTTTCTGGTCTGGCTCCTGATTACTGGAACATGTGGGCCTGGGATGTGGATGGTGATGGAACATATGATTACTCACCTAATTTCAACATCACCCATACCTACACCGAACCCGGCACTTACGATGTGGTTGTAGCATATGATGGCTGGACACCAAATGTGAAAGCTGGTTATATAACAGTGCTTCCGGAAATACCTGTCGCCAATTTCTCCGCAGACGTGACATCAGGTCTGGAACCGTTAACAGTCAACTTCACCGACCAGTCCGAAGGCATTGTTTCGTCTTATTCGTGGGACTTTGATAACGATGGAACTGTGGACTCAATTGAGCAGAACCCCTCGTATACATATGAATCGGCAGGTAACTACACAGTTAGCCTTACGGTTTCAAATGCCGGAGGAAGTGATTCCGAGCTAAAGACTGATTACATTGTAGTTAGCGAACCAGTACCTGAAGCTCCGGTTGCCAACTTCACTGCGACACCTACTGCTGGAAATGCACCTTTAACAGTCAACTTCACCGACCAGTCCGAAGGCATTGTTTCGTCCTACTCCTGGGACTTTGATAACGACGGAAACGTGGACTCTACCGAGCAGAACCCCTCGCATACATATGAATCGGCAGGTAACTACACAGTTAGCCTTACGGTTTCAAATGCCGGGGGAAGTGATTCCGAGCTAAAGACTGATTACATCACTGTATCTTCTACACCTGTAGAACCGGAACCGGTTGCTGCTTTCACTGCTGATGTAACTGGCGGGACTGCTCCTCTCACTGTGAATTTCACTGACCAGTCCACAGGTTCACCTACTGCCTGGGCATGGGACTTCGGGGATGGAGCAAACTCAACTGAGCAGAACCCCTCTCACACATACGTTTCAGCCGGAAATTACACCGTAAACCTGACTGTGGAAAATGCTGCCGGGATGGACTTTGAGTTAAAAACGAATTACATAGAAGTTTCCGAAACTTCCGGATCAACCGTTACTCTCTATTTCGACCCTGAAAGTTCCTCAGTTTCAGAAAACGAATCTACTGAAATAAATATCGTTGCCAGTAATTTCCCTGCAGGCCTTTCAGGCTACAACCTGACCGTTGCTATCGACGACCCGGTTGTTGCCGAAATAGTTGATATCGCGTACCCGACCTGGGCTCTGATTTCTGAGAACTCTACCCTGCCAGCGACTTCTATCTACATGAAGACTGTTGACCTGGAAGATGCCGTTAAGGAAGGGGCAACAGATGTTGTGCTTGCTACTCTCACTGTTTCTGGAAAGGAGAAAGGATCTGCAAACCTTTCGATAGGGGTTAAACGTCTGGAGGAAGATTCCGGAGACTCTATCGAACCAGCTCTCCTGGCAGGGACAATTGAAGTAACCCTGCTTTCTCCTCTTCCTGATCAGGAATATGCTCCTAAGGACCTTGACGGAGACGGACTCTATGAAGACCTCACCGGAAATGGGGAGTTCAGTTTTGTAGACATAGTGGCGTACTTCCACAATATGGACTGGATAGAAGAAAACATGCCGGTGGAGTACTTTGACTTCAACGGGAACGGAAGAATAGACTTTGATGATGTAGTGCGGATGTTTGGAATGATCTGA